The region CAGACCGCTTTTGACGTGTTTTCAGGTAAGAAAATCAactacacaatatatatatatttatattttatatataagtatatatttatatacaagtctgcatttatatataagtatatatttacttactaattcttcttcttcttgttcagGACAAGTGCAGGTGGATGGAGCACCTGTGCGGATCCAGTTGATGGACACAGCTGGACAGGTAATGAATCCTGTTTTGATCTTAAACCACATTATTAACACTTTATAACTCATTTATTCCAGCTGACATAAtcaatatatatacatatacatacatatatatataatttaaaacaaataatatttattagttttgcaatcaagtgttttttttaccttgctGAGTTTCCTAATTGTATTGtatattacaatatttatagAATTTACCAATAATTTTATAGACGATTTAATCCACAAGAGAAGCCTGGAGATcggtttatcatttttatttgtcagtttTAATGATAAATTAAAACGTAATTAATTCCAACAGAAAATACACGTTAtaaactatatttatatattaacgtcttaaaataattatttaaatatgtaacatTAAGATTACCAACATGCCACTTATCAttctatactataatatatttcagaatttttttattgtttatttaatccaAAATGGAAACATATaaactacatttatttttttttatataaaatgtacttttttctgcttttttgtaaaatgtaaatgtacttttttcTGACTCTAATATCTAAGTCAAAGCTTAGTAAGTAAGTGAGAAAAAGAGTCTTTCAAATAGTAAAAAGTCTTTTATCCAATTTAAAtccaatttaaaatgatttcagattaaaaataaatccaacCCACAGATTAATTACGAGCACATGGAGTCTTCATGTGCTTTCAGTCGTTCCTTAATCATGTCGTTCTACAAAGTTTACAAAAGCTCAAtagtttactatttattgtaaCCTTATAGCAGGAAAAAGCAGTTAACCTTTTGATTAATGGGACTAGATTCAGGATGTTATCACTTGCTAAGTTGTGAGCGACACGTCAGCtaacaatgtaaaaaaatgtgtaaaggaATGTGTGGACTCTTATCTCTGCATCATCTCTGTGTTTCAGGAGGAGTTTGACGGCTTCCGCTCGCTGTCGTACGCCCACACGGATGTCTTCCTGCTGTGCTTCAGCGTGGTCAACCCGACATCCTTCCAAAACATCACCAAGAAATGGATCCCGGAGATCCGCTCGTGCAACCCCACGTCTCCCATCATCCTGGTCGGGACTCAGTCGGACCTCCTGCTGGACGTCAACGTTCTCATCGACCTGGACCGCTACAAGGTGAAGCCCGTGCTCAGTTCTCGGGCTCGGAACTTGGCAGAGAAGATTCGGGCTACGGAGTACGTGGAGTGCTCGGCTTTGACGCAGAAGAACCTGAAGGAGGCTTTTGATGCCGCCATTTTCGCTGCCATCAAACACAAGGCCAGGAAGGCCAAGAAGATGAGACTGTCGGACAGACGCGCTAAAGCGTTTTCTAAATGCAGCTGGAAAAAGTTCTTCTGCTTCGTCTGATCCTGTGGGTCAAACtcttttgtaatttattatttattgcttttgGATGGTTTTGGACGTGACGCGTGTTATGATCTCTACATTTTGGCTTGTAGAACACATCAAATGCACCAAGAACCGTTTTGGAATTGTTACATCATGACGCACGTGAGGCAAATTAACAGAGCCACAAGGGGAAGTACTGAGTCGGGGCGCtgtggttgattattttccaatgacAGCACTTCCTGAAGCGATTTCAACTGAATTATTTCCATTATGGTTCAGGACTCTATCCTGACTCCTTCAATCTCCTTAGAGAAAACTCACTCCTCATAGCAATCAGAGCGAGCGCATCGATCTGATATGAAAGTGATGCATAGAAAATCTACAGCgtgttaaaaaaatcattcaggAGGAAATAGGAGTaaaatctacagtatgtaaatgaTGTGAATTTGCATTGTGTGGGAGGGTAAAAAAGCTGCAGCCTGGTGTGAGGAGCTGAAAGGGTTAAACCCCGACTCTCATTGTGTTCAGCGCTATGTTGTCAGACGGGACTTTTCATATGCGAGCTACGGCGTGACCCGTATTCCTGACGGCTCCTTTTGAACAATTAAGCGGCGACTTCACGAGTGCAGGATTGAGTTTGTTCAGCCAAGCAACATCTCCAGCGTGGTCATTGTGTTGCTAATTAATCTCAGGCCAATGGGGGAGTCGTTCCCCAGAACAGAGATGTTCAGATCTCCACTCGTTATTAGTTTATAagactcactcaatcactcacataGCTGTTTGCAATTAACACTAATACTGTTAagtaccaaacacacacacacacagtgcctttTGGCTTGGATCCTGGGCTTTACatcactctttctctttatctccgAGACCCTGCATTGATTTGTCGactcagtgtgtgtacatttgataCCGTCGTGTAAAATAGtgctgtttgtttaaaacaCTAAACTTTATGCTTCTTGTGGAAGACTCTTTAATAATGCTGTTTATTCTAAACAGTCTGATTTAATGCCATAGGCAGGAAGGACTTATAATtttcactcacgcacacaaacacatgtatacATGACATTCTGGCAATCATTGATTCATTCCTCCATTTAGTTGtccgttttattttttttcatctg is a window of Tachysurus vachellii isolate PV-2020 chromosome 3, HZAU_Pvac_v1, whole genome shotgun sequence DNA encoding:
- the rhov gene encoding rho-related GTP-binding protein RhoV produces the protein MPPQMDYFYQEARIPPVCVDQGHEHARAGTPESDQEPVISCMLVGDGAVGKTSMIISYTNNGYPTDYKQTAFDVFSGQVQVDGAPVRIQLMDTAGQEEFDGFRSLSYAHTDVFLLCFSVVNPTSFQNITKKWIPEIRSCNPTSPIILVGTQSDLLLDVNVLIDLDRYKVKPVLSSRARNLAEKIRATEYVECSALTQKNLKEAFDAAIFAAIKHKARKAKKMRLSDRRAKAFSKCSWKKFFCFV